Proteins encoded together in one Lathyrus oleraceus cultivar Zhongwan6 chromosome 5, CAAS_Psat_ZW6_1.0, whole genome shotgun sequence window:
- the LOC127079847 gene encoding uncharacterized protein LOC127079847, with protein MIAVCHPLVSPFGKTDTTSVSLEAISYIRFFQIQIEALSLPYLSNGPRNTRQPHSVQGDKNCLFLKDPGMELAKLCVSENVPVVPIPGPCALVSALSASGLSTYEFTFVGFLQKHSGSRRKRLMASAEQTTTQIFYVPPHKLSQFLEEGSSIFGDTRKCVIAREMTKFHEEFWRGSLGEANHVFFTRLPKGELTILIEGQANSKAEPPPDTELENELRGLIENGEGLSTAVKLVTKRTPTSRKTIYSLALRKIGKQVEVEDDSS; from the coding sequence ATGATTGCTGTCTGTCATCCGCTTGTTTCCCCATTTGGAAAGACTGACACGACCTCTGTCTCGTTAGAAGCTATTAGTTATATAAGATTCTTTCAGATACAAATTGAGGCTCTTAGCCTACCATACTTGAGCAATGGACCTAGAAACACAAGACAACCACATTCAGTTCAAGGAGATAAGAATTGTTTATTTCTTAAAGATCCTGGTATGGAGTTGGCCAAATTATGTGTTAGTGAAAATGTTCCAGTTGTTCCAATCCCAGGTCCTTGTGCTTTGGTATCTGCTCTTTCTGCCTCGGGTTTATCCACTTATGAATTTACATTTGTTGGTTTTCTTCAAAAACATTCGGGATCAAGAAGAAAAAGGCTTATGGCTTCGGCGGAGcaaacaacaacacaaatatttTACGTTCCTCCTCACAAGCTTTCTCAGTTTCTCGAAGAGGGTTCATCAATTTTTGGTGATACAAGGAAATGTGTTATTGCTCGAGAAATGACAAAGTTTCATGAAGAGTTTTGGCGCGGATCACTTGGTGAAGCCAACCATGTATTTTTTACTCGTCTGCCAAAAGGAGAACTTACCATATTGATTGAAGGGCAAGCAAATTCTAAAGCTGAACCTCCGCCTGACACAGAACTTGAGAATGAGCTAAGAGGATTAATTGAAAATGGCGAGGGTCTTTCCACGGCTGTTAAACTGGTTACTAAAAGAACACCAACCAGTAGAAAGACTATATATTCACTTGCTTTAAGAAAAATTGGCAAGCAAGTTGAAGTGGAAGATGATTCTAGTTAG
- the LOC127079848 gene encoding 40S ribosomal protein S13-like has protein sequence MGSMHSGGKGISSSALPYKRTSPSWIKISSQDVDENICKFAKKCLTPSHIGVILRDSHGISQVKSVTENKILRILKKAVLIRKYIERSRKDKDFNFRLILVESRIHRLARYYKKTKKLPQQTEP, from the coding sequence ATGGGGAGTATGCATAGTGGTGGTAAGGGTATATCCTCCTCCGCTTTGCCATACAAGCGAACTTCTCCTAGCTGGATCAAGATCTCTTCACAAGATGTTGATGAAAATATTTGCAAGTTTGCTAAGAAGTGTTTGACTCCTTCTCACATCGGTGTTATTCTCCGTGATTCTCACGGTATTTCTCAGGTCAAGAGTGTTACCGAAAACAAAATCCTCCGCATTCTCAAGAAGGCAGTTTTGATCCGCAAGTATATCGAGAGGAGTAGGAAGGACAAGGACTTTAATTTCAGGCTCATTCTTGTTGAGAGCAGAATCCATAGGCTTGCTCGCTATTACAAGAAAACTAAGAAACTTCCCCAGCAAACTGAGCCATAA
- the LOC127079849 gene encoding uncharacterized protein LOC127079849 — MFSDFQLAPTLEEFERIIGRNLKDHDPFPKFDEDIPPKRIALALGLKVSEVVDNWDVKGALNGFSRMFLEDQARKMEKEGNWEAFYAVLAMLVYVIVLFPNIDHFVDHLAVRIFLSGNPVSFLLEDLHYALHDRHEKKGGTILCCAQLLHAWFRSHMPEEGPFVSKELKPSQKLASLTSNHVKWYIRDWEIEDVIVSIGDFPNVPLIGTKGCINYNPMLSLR, encoded by the coding sequence ATGTTTTCTGACTTCCAATTGGCTCCTACCTTAGAGGAGTTTGAGAGGATCATAGGCCGGAATTTGAAGGATCATGATCCATTTCCTAAGTTCGATGAAGATATTCCTCCCAAGAGGATAGCTTTAGCTTTGGGTCTGAAAGTTTCTGAAGTCGTGGACAATTGGGATGTGAAGGGAGCTCTCAATGGTTTTTCTAGGATGTTCTTGGAAGATCAAGCTAGGAAGATGGAAAAGGaggggaattgggaagccttTTATGCTGTTTTAGCCATGTTGGTATATGTGATAgttctcttcccaaatattgaccattttgtggacCACCTGGCGGTGAGAATTTTCCTCTCTGGTAACCCTGTATCGTTCCTCCTGGAAGACCTCCACTATGCTCTCCATGATCgtcatgagaagaagggaggaacCATCTTATGTTGTGCGCAGTTGTTGCATGCCTGGTTTAGATCCCATATGCCCGAAGAAGGCCCTTTTGTCTCAAAGGAACTCAAGCCTTCCCAGAAGTTAGCTTCCCTTACCTCCAATCATGTTAAGTGGTATATCAGGGACTGGGAAATTGAGGATGTTATTGTCAGCATTGGAGACTTCCCCAATGTGCCTttgataggaaccaagggttgcatcaactataaccccaTGTTATCTCTGAGGTAG